In Vespa velutina chromosome 14, iVesVel2.1, whole genome shotgun sequence, one DNA window encodes the following:
- the LOC124954149 gene encoding serine/threonine-protein kinase MARK1-like isoform X3, which produces MKYGSVYYLVMELATGGDLCTHIKQQPSGMLDEMTAKLYTRQLVGALKHMHSRGIVHRDLKMENIMLQDTRKDQIKIVDFGLSNIYDSEDPLKTHCGSPEYAAPELFVVGKKYGPEVDLWSLGVVLYGMMTGRLPFLSPCDEQTSSEERRRRLMAQINRGVTALQMKNMSRMSNDCKNLINRLLTPVPHKRITIQELCHHPWIVCKLRNVSRIASEADLDVNDQKTIIAEISKMTHLDRNTIEMEIIRRKYGEIGGMYNIKSHKARQAAAMYARHTGSFSLLRYIPSQYMKQSYSTTTSMRTATIGGTTTTYKIPSRYSPYTKSEEKSSTGYVCAINPFKENKKCWDNKSVSFGDVKNSTKLQKYSNTSCTTCKNVFLPLSNPQQPQVFKKNEFVEHAIPMHNKYSDKSNEQKQTSRLAVRQTNIRLLPTSSRISFSQASSSSPQSDVVHRNPIKRWSEIREKRETIRQQRRSTHSVTQTDTNTISSTSSVNRTRPRTSESNVINRNAINRCKFTMEKLESQREVDKIVTSVPIFVKKKIISAYDTIAPKYLLRNNSSNKSASKLNDKVR; this is translated from the exons cgaTTTAAAGATGGAAAATATAATGCTACAAGATACGCGGAAAGATCAAATCAAGATAGTTG aTTTTGGATTGAGTAATATCTACGATAGCGAGGATCCTTTGAAAACTCATTGTGGCTCACCTGAATATGCAGCACCAGAACTTTTTGTCGTTGGTAAAAAATACGGACCCGAGGTCGATCTTTGGAGTCT TGGTGTCGTCTTATACGGAATGATGACCGGTCGGCTGCCCTTTTTAAGTCCTTGCGACGAACAGACGTCATCGGAAGAACGTCGGCGAAGGTTAATGGCTCAAATAAACCGGGGTGTAACGGCCCTACAAATGAAAAACATGTCGAGGATGTCGAATGATTGCAAGAATCTGATTAACAGATTGCTTACGCCCGTTCCACATAAAAGGATCACGATCCAGGAACTTTGCCATCATCCTTGGATCGTTTGCAAACTTAGGAATGTATCAAGAATTGCAAGTGAGGCTGATTTGGACGTGAACGATCAAAAGACG ATAATCGCTGAGATATCCAAGATGACTCACCTGGATCGGAATACGATCGAGATGGAAATTATTCGACGAAAGTACGGCGAAATAGGCGGCATGTATAATATCAA ATCACACAAGGCACGTCAAGCTGCTGCTATGTACGCACGTCACACAGGATCATTCTCATTGCTCAGATATATACCGTCGCAGTATATGAAACAATCGTATTCGACGACTACGTCGATgag AACAGCAACAATCGGTGGGACAACGACGACCTACAAAATACCATCGAGATATTCACCTTATACAAAGTCCGAGGAGAAATCGTCGACTGGATATGTTTGTGCAATAAATCCGttcaaagagaataaaaaatgttggGACAATAAAAGCGTGTCGTTCGGTGATGTTAAAAATTCTACGAAACTTcagaaatattcgaatacgTCCTGTACGACTtgcaaaaatgtttttttaccATTGTCGAATCCACAACAACCGCAAGTTTTTAAGAAGAATGAATTCGTTGAACACGCGATACCAATGCACAACAAGTACTCCGACAAAAG TAATGAACAGAAGCAAACGAGCAGATTGGCCGTTCGTCAAACGAATATCCGTTTATTGCCTACCTCttcaagaatttctttttctcaagcATCTTCCAGTTCTCCTCAATCCGACGTAGTACATCGTAATCCTATCAAGAGATGGTCTGAAATAcgtgagaagagagaaacgattcgACAACAAAGACGTTCGACACATTCC gTAACTCAAACCGATACGAACACGATCTCATCAACGTCCTCGGTAAACAGAACTCGACCGCGTACTTCAGAATCCAACGTCATAAATCGTAATGCAATTAATCGTTGCAAATTTACAATGGAAAAATTAGAGTCCCAAAGGGAAGTCGATAAAATTGTAACTTCGGTGCCAATAtttgttaagaaaaagataatatctgcTTACGATACAATAGCACCGAAATATCTTTTGCGCAATAATTCTTCGAATAAAAGTGCATCCAAGTTAAATGACAAAGTAAGATAA
- the LOC124954151 gene encoding dolichyl-diphosphooligosaccharide--protein glycosyltransferase subunit DAD1, with translation MSAIAVIGKFLQEYTKTTPKKLKIIDAYLLYVFLTGVIQFVYCCLVGTFPFNSFLSGFISCVSCFILGVCLRLQVNPQNKSQFYGISPERGFADFIFAHIILHIIVMNFIG, from the exons ATGTCGGCAATTGCGGTGATCGGAAAGTTCCTTCAAGAGTATACGAAAACTACTCCGAAAAAGCTCAAAATTATTGATGCTTATTTACTGTATGTGTTTTTGACGGGTGTCATACAATTTGTGTATTGCTGTCTTGTTGGCACTTTTCCATTCAATAGTTTTCTAAGTGGTTTTATATCTTGTGTCTCTTGTTTCATATTAGGAg TTTGTCTTCGATTACAAGTAAATCCACAAAACAAAAGTCAATTCTATGGAATAAGCCCGGAGAGAGGATTCGCTGACTTTATATTTGCTCATATTATACTTCATATCATCGTAATGAACTTCATTGGttga